One Nocardia iowensis DNA window includes the following coding sequences:
- a CDS encoding fumarate hydratase: MTAPEFRYSDLLPIGADDTSYRLLTTEGVRTFEVNGRTFLQVEPEALRLLTAEAMHDISHYLRPAHLAQLRKIIDDPESSGNDRFVALDLLKNVNISAGGILPMCQDTGTAIVMGKKSEGVLTGADDAEWISRGVYDAYTELNLRYSQLAPITMWDEKNTGTNLPAQIELYSTPGDPAHPAYKFLFMAKGGGSANKSFLYQETKAVLNPTRMLEFLDEKIRSLGTAACPPYHLAVVIGGTSAEFALKTAKYASAHYLDNLPIEGSLAAHGFRDLELEEEVFKLTQSFGIGAQFGGKYFCHDVRVVRLPRHGASCPVAIAVSCSADRQALAKITPEGVFLEQLEREPAHYLPEQTDSILGGDVVRIDLNRPMSEIRAELSKYPVKTRLSLTGPLVVARDIAHAKIKERLDAGEPMPEYLREMAVYYAGPAKTPEGYASGSFGPTTAGRMDSYVDQFQAAGGSFVMLAKGNRSAQVTKACQQHGGFYLGSIGGPAARLALDCIKSVEVLEYPELGMEAVWKIEVEDFPAFIVVDDKGNDFFAETQKPIALRVRTRSAERV, from the coding sequence GTGACCGCGCCGGAGTTCCGCTATTCAGACCTGCTGCCGATCGGCGCCGATGACACCTCGTACCGGTTGCTCACCACCGAGGGCGTCCGCACCTTCGAGGTCAACGGCCGGACCTTCCTGCAGGTGGAACCCGAGGCGCTGCGCCTGCTGACCGCCGAGGCGATGCACGACATCAGCCACTACCTGCGGCCTGCGCACCTGGCCCAGCTGCGCAAGATCATCGATGATCCGGAATCCAGCGGCAATGACCGCTTCGTCGCGCTGGACCTGCTCAAGAACGTCAATATCTCGGCGGGCGGCATCCTGCCGATGTGCCAGGACACCGGCACCGCGATCGTCATGGGCAAGAAGTCCGAGGGCGTGCTGACCGGTGCGGACGACGCCGAATGGATCAGCCGCGGCGTCTACGACGCCTACACCGAGCTGAACCTGCGCTACTCCCAGCTCGCCCCGATCACCATGTGGGACGAGAAGAACACCGGAACCAACCTGCCCGCGCAGATCGAGTTGTATTCCACGCCGGGCGATCCCGCGCATCCGGCGTACAAGTTCCTGTTCATGGCCAAGGGTGGCGGGTCGGCGAACAAGTCGTTCCTGTACCAGGAGACCAAGGCCGTGCTGAACCCCACGCGCATGCTGGAATTCCTGGACGAGAAGATCCGTTCGCTCGGCACCGCGGCCTGCCCGCCCTACCACCTCGCAGTCGTAATCGGCGGCACCAGCGCCGAATTCGCGTTGAAGACGGCCAAATACGCCTCCGCGCACTACCTGGACAACCTGCCCATCGAGGGATCGCTGGCCGCACACGGGTTCCGGGATCTGGAGCTGGAAGAGGAGGTCTTCAAGCTCACCCAATCCTTCGGTATCGGTGCGCAGTTCGGCGGCAAATACTTCTGCCACGATGTGCGCGTCGTGCGGCTGCCCCGGCACGGCGCCAGTTGCCCGGTGGCGATTGCGGTTTCGTGCTCGGCGGACCGGCAGGCGCTGGCCAAGATCACCCCGGAGGGCGTGTTCCTCGAGCAGCTCGAGCGCGAGCCCGCGCACTATCTGCCGGAGCAGACCGACTCGATCCTCGGCGGTGACGTGGTGCGGATCGATCTGAACCGCCCAATGTCGGAAATCCGCGCGGAATTGTCGAAATACCCGGTGAAGACCCGGCTTTCGCTGACCGGGCCGCTGGTGGTCGCCCGCGATATCGCGCACGCCAAGATCAAAGAGCGCCTCGACGCGGGCGAGCCGATGCCGGAATACCTGCGCGAGATGGCCGTCTACTACGCGGGCCCGGCGAAGACGCCCGAGGGGTACGCGTCCGGCTCGTTCGGGCCGACCACCGCGGGCCGGATGGACTCCTACGTCGACCAATTCCAGGCCGCGGGCGGCTCCTTCGTCATGCTGGCCAAGGGCAACCGCTCCGCCCAGGTGACCAAGGCGTGCCAGCAGCACGGCGGTTTCTACCTCGGTTCGATCGGCGGCCCGGCCGCTCGCCTCGCACTGGACTGCATCAAATCCGTCGAGGTGCTCGAGTACCCCGAACTGGGCATGGAAGCCGTCTGGAAGATCGAGGTCGAAGACTTCCCCGCCTTCATCGTCGTCGACGACAAGGGCAACGACTTCTTCGCCGAAACCCAGAAGCCCATTGCCCTTCGGGTGCGCACCCGCTCCGCGGAACGCGTCTGA
- a CDS encoding MarR family winged helix-turn-helix transcriptional regulator codes for MTDPHWLDDVEMRAWVGFVRTRDLIAAAVGRDSTRESNLTYVEYSVLAFLSKTPEHRCTFAELAANLEWSQSRLSHQITRMEKRGLVVREPIPDDARRTAARLTARGAEVLTGAAPAHVLSVRRHMIDVLDRQQLAALADIYDTLLAHHRQTTSEN; via the coding sequence GTGACCGATCCCCATTGGCTCGATGACGTCGAAATGCGCGCCTGGGTGGGCTTTGTGCGCACCCGCGACCTCATCGCCGCGGCGGTCGGGCGGGACTCGACGCGGGAGTCGAACCTCACCTACGTCGAATACTCGGTGCTGGCCTTCCTCAGCAAGACACCGGAACACCGCTGCACCTTCGCCGAACTCGCTGCCAATCTCGAATGGTCGCAGAGCAGGCTCTCGCATCAGATCACCCGAATGGAGAAGCGCGGCTTGGTCGTCCGCGAGCCGATCCCCGACGACGCACGCCGCACCGCGGCCCGGCTCACCGCGCGCGGCGCCGAGGTGCTGACCGGCGCGGCGCCCGCGCACGTGCTCAGCGTGCGCAGGCACATGATCGATGTGCTGGACCGTCAGCAACTGGCCGCACTCGCCGATATCTACGACACCTTGCTCGCCCATCATCGGCAAACGACGAGCGAGAACTGA
- the mftD gene encoding pre-mycofactocin synthase MftD (MftD, an enzyme found in the mycofactocin biosynthesis locus, performs an oxidative deamination of 3-amino-5-[(p-hydroxyphenyl)methyl]-4,4-dimethyl-2-pyrrolidinone (AHDP). The resulting compound, now called pre-mycofactocin (PMFT), is a biologically active redox cofactor that can oxidize the non-exchangeable NADH of TIGR03971 family SDR-type oxidoreductases.) → MNPWFETVAEAQRRAKKRLPKSVYGALIAGSERGQTIEDNQQAFTELGFAPHVAGPIGTRDQSTTVLGQQLSMPVLISPTGVQAVHPDGEVAVARAAAARGIAMGLSSFASKPIEEVIAANPATFFQIYWCGSKDEISQRLARAKAAGAVGLILTLDWSFSHGRDWGSPVIPEQLDLRTMLKFAPQTLARPRWLAAYVKSGHIPDLTAPNMAIGDGPAPGFFGAYGEWMGTPPPDWADVRWICEQWDGPVMLKGVIRVDDALRAVDAGVAAISVSNHGGNNLDGTPAAIRALPAVADAVGGQIEVLLDGGIRRGSDVVKAVALGARAVMIGRGYLWGLAANGQAGVENVLDILRGGIDSALLGLRKTSVAELDRDDLVVPEGFERALGVPSRPARELADVTVELVDAAGTPA, encoded by the coding sequence ATGAACCCGTGGTTCGAAACCGTTGCCGAAGCGCAGCGGCGTGCGAAGAAGCGACTCCCGAAATCGGTGTACGGCGCGCTGATCGCCGGATCCGAGCGCGGTCAAACCATCGAGGACAACCAGCAGGCGTTCACCGAACTCGGTTTCGCCCCGCACGTCGCCGGCCCCATCGGCACCCGCGACCAGTCGACAACCGTTCTCGGCCAGCAGCTTTCGATGCCGGTGCTGATCTCGCCCACCGGCGTGCAGGCGGTGCACCCGGACGGCGAAGTGGCCGTCGCCCGTGCGGCGGCGGCGCGCGGGATCGCCATGGGGCTCAGCTCCTTTGCCAGCAAGCCGATCGAAGAAGTCATCGCGGCCAATCCGGCGACCTTCTTTCAGATTTACTGGTGCGGCAGTAAAGACGAGATCTCGCAGCGCCTGGCGCGGGCGAAGGCAGCGGGCGCGGTGGGGCTCATCCTGACCCTGGACTGGTCGTTCTCGCACGGCCGGGATTGGGGGAGTCCGGTGATTCCGGAGCAGCTCGACCTGCGCACCATGCTGAAGTTCGCGCCGCAGACGCTGGCCAGGCCGCGCTGGCTCGCTGCTTATGTGAAGTCCGGGCATATCCCGGATCTGACCGCGCCGAACATGGCGATCGGGGACGGCCCGGCACCCGGGTTCTTCGGCGCCTACGGCGAATGGATGGGGACACCGCCGCCGGACTGGGCGGACGTGCGGTGGATCTGCGAACAGTGGGATGGGCCGGTCATGCTCAAGGGCGTTATCCGGGTCGACGACGCGTTGCGGGCGGTGGACGCCGGTGTCGCCGCCATCTCCGTGTCCAACCACGGCGGCAACAACCTCGACGGCACCCCCGCCGCGATCCGGGCGTTGCCCGCGGTCGCCGACGCGGTAGGTGGACAGATCGAGGTGCTGCTGGACGGCGGCATCCGGCGCGGCAGCGATGTGGTGAAGGCGGTGGCCCTCGGCGCTCGCGCGGTGATGATCGGACGCGGATATCTGTGGGGCCTGGCCGCGAATGGTCAAGCGGGCGTCGAGAACGTGCTGGACATCCTGCGCGGCGGGATCGACTCGGCGCTGCTCGGATTGCGCAAGACCAGCGTCGCCGAACTCGATCGCGACGATCTCGTGGTGCCGGAAGGGTTCGAGCGGGCGCTCGGCGTGCCTTCCCGTCCGGCCCGCGAATTGGCAGACGTCACAGTCGAGTTGGTGGACGCGGCGGGCACGCCCGCCTGA
- the mftE gene encoding mycofactocin biosynthesis peptidyl-dipeptidase MftE, translating to MSESVTGHSRAATGCLVADLTWPQAGERAAAAALLAVAVGATEQHGPHLPLSTDTDIAAALCARLAALRPDVLVAPPIPYGASGEHAGFPGTLSIGQAALELLIVELCRSATDTFDRILLVNWHGGNLEPLRRAETLLRGESRDVRVYLPRYRGDLHAGRSETAVQLALTPDRVALDRAEVGDVRPLAQLMPLLRGAGVRSVSANGVLGDPTGASAAEGAALLDHLTTDLLERTRLWWPVTSPERTGT from the coding sequence ATGTCCGAAAGTGTCACAGGCCACAGTCGCGCGGCGACTGGCTGCCTGGTGGCGGACCTCACCTGGCCGCAGGCGGGCGAGCGCGCCGCCGCCGCTGCGCTTCTCGCCGTCGCGGTGGGTGCGACCGAACAGCACGGTCCACATCTGCCGTTGTCCACCGACACCGATATCGCCGCCGCACTGTGCGCCCGGCTTGCCGCGCTGCGACCGGATGTGCTTGTCGCTCCGCCGATTCCGTATGGCGCGAGCGGCGAGCACGCCGGATTCCCCGGCACGCTGTCGATCGGACAGGCGGCGCTCGAGCTGCTGATCGTCGAGTTGTGCCGCTCGGCCACCGATACCTTCGACCGCATCCTGCTGGTCAACTGGCACGGCGGCAACCTCGAACCGCTGCGGCGCGCGGAGACGCTGTTGCGCGGCGAGTCTCGCGATGTGCGCGTGTATCTGCCGCGCTATCGCGGCGACCTGCACGCGGGACGGTCGGAAACCGCCGTTCAACTGGCACTCACGCCGGATCGCGTCGCGCTGGACCGCGCCGAAGTGGGTGACGTCCGGCCGTTGGCGCAGCTCATGCCGCTGCTGCGTGGTGCGGGCGTGCGCTCGGTCAGCGCCAACGGCGTGCTCGGCGATCCGACCGGAGCGAGCGCCGCCGAGGGTGCGGCGCTGCTCGACCACCTGACCACCGACTTGCTAGAACGAACCCGGCTGTGGTGGCCGGTGACTTCCCCGGAAAGGACCGGAACATGA
- the mftR gene encoding mycofactocin system transcriptional regulator (MftR, the mycofactocin system transcriptional regulator, is an uncharacterized TetR family DNA-binding transcription factor. Its role is inferred by context. It occurs as part of the biosynthesis locus for mycofactocin, a partially characterized electron carrier derived from the terminal Val-Tyr dipeptide of the precursor peptide MftA, through a radical SAM enzyme-mediated process.), producing the protein MTARTTRGRPRGTSKRELELIAMRLFTEQGFEDTTVEQIAAAAGISGRTFFRYFPSKAEVLWYQFDDEVTALRAAFATVPDDVPMMTAVRRVVVNANRYRAEDVPELRTRMHLVATIPALAATAGAHYDAWERTVSDFAARRLGEPADGLIPLAVGRTTLAAARAAFDAWLARADADLTVYLEEVLLGLERGFAPAP; encoded by the coding sequence GTGACAGCCAGGACCACCCGCGGTCGCCCGCGCGGCACCAGCAAACGGGAACTCGAACTGATCGCCATGCGGCTGTTCACCGAGCAGGGCTTCGAGGACACCACCGTCGAGCAGATCGCCGCCGCGGCGGGCATCAGTGGCCGCACCTTCTTCCGTTACTTCCCCAGCAAGGCGGAGGTGCTCTGGTACCAGTTCGATGACGAAGTCACCGCTCTGCGTGCCGCCTTCGCCACCGTGCCGGACGATGTTCCGATGATGACCGCGGTGCGTCGAGTTGTCGTGAACGCCAATCGGTATCGGGCCGAGGACGTGCCCGAGCTACGCACTCGCATGCACCTTGTCGCCACCATCCCGGCCCTGGCGGCCACCGCGGGCGCGCACTACGACGCCTGGGAACGCACGGTCAGCGACTTCGCCGCCCGCAGGCTCGGGGAACCGGCCGACGGCCTGATCCCCCTAGCAGTCGGGCGCACCACGCTGGCCGCGGCCCGCGCCGCCTTCGACGCCTGGCTGGCGCGCGCCGACGCCGATCTCACCGTCTATCTGGAGGAGGTGCTGCTCGGACTGGAACGTGGCTTCGCGCCCGCACCGTGA
- a CDS encoding STAS domain-containing protein, with translation MSEVSMSLSADSLNTGPVDKLLPQLVEHLRQNRTALREVWARRITDAQLLTAMTPEEIFSEATSVYDNYVEVLETGSVEALQAYARDLSERIIPRGVETDEILGIVLLLRDVLARSLFEKYQADFQLLNAVLDAYEPAANRIANTVGVSFVQERERVIRQQQEAIRELSTPVLQVREQLLILPIIGVLDSQRARQLTEQLLRAIRANRAKVVVIDITGVPQIDSTVANHLVQTVDASGLMGANVIITGLSSEIALTLVTIGLDLSKMNAVGDLQGGIEEAERLLGYEVSRVAERVTERDGR, from the coding sequence ATGTCCGAGGTGTCCATGAGCCTTTCGGCGGATTCGCTGAACACGGGACCGGTCGACAAGCTGTTACCGCAATTGGTCGAACATCTGCGCCAGAACCGCACCGCGCTGCGCGAGGTATGGGCCCGGCGCATCACCGACGCACAGCTGCTGACCGCGATGACTCCGGAGGAGATCTTCTCCGAGGCGACGTCCGTCTACGACAACTACGTCGAGGTGCTCGAGACCGGTAGCGTCGAGGCGCTGCAGGCCTACGCACGCGACCTGTCCGAACGCATCATCCCGCGAGGCGTCGAGACCGACGAGATCCTCGGCATCGTGCTGCTGCTGCGCGACGTGCTCGCCCGCTCGCTGTTCGAGAAGTACCAGGCCGACTTCCAGCTGCTCAACGCCGTGCTCGACGCCTACGAGCCCGCCGCCAACCGCATCGCCAACACCGTTGGCGTCTCCTTCGTCCAGGAGCGCGAGCGCGTCATCCGCCAGCAGCAGGAGGCGATCCGCGAGCTGTCCACCCCGGTTCTCCAGGTGCGTGAACAGCTGCTCATCCTGCCGATCATCGGCGTGCTGGACAGCCAGCGCGCCCGCCAGCTCACCGAACAGCTGCTGCGCGCGATCCGGGCCAACCGCGCCAAGGTGGTCGTCATCGACATCACCGGTGTGCCGCAAATCGACTCCACCGTGGCCAACCACCTGGTGCAAACCGTCGACGCCTCCGGCCTGATGGGCGCGAACGTGATCATCACCGGCCTGTCCTCGGAGATCGCGCTGACCCTGGTCACCATCGGTCTCGACCTGTCCAAGATGAACGCGGTCGGCGACCTGCAAGGCGGCATCGAGGAAGCGGAACGGCTACTGGGTTACGAGGTTTCCCGAGTCGCCGAGCGGGTCACCGAACGCGACGGTCGCTAG
- a CDS encoding STAS domain-containing protein — MPVPILKQGTYLIASVQSALTDADTERLQDDLMKQVSKYRAQGIIVDVTAIDIMDSFAARSLRTIAHMTQLRGAETVIVGLQPEVAFAMVQLGLTFEDMHTALDLEEGLAWLNRKTASPRQRDGRDSGR; from the coding sequence ATGCCGGTACCGATTCTCAAACAGGGCACCTATCTCATCGCGTCGGTTCAATCCGCCTTGACCGACGCCGATACCGAGCGCCTGCAGGACGACCTGATGAAACAGGTCAGCAAATATCGGGCGCAGGGCATCATCGTCGACGTCACCGCGATCGACATCATGGATTCCTTCGCCGCGAGATCATTGCGTACCATCGCGCACATGACGCAGTTGCGCGGCGCCGAAACGGTGATCGTCGGACTGCAACCGGAAGTGGCCTTCGCCATGGTGCAACTCGGCCTGACGTTCGAGGACATGCACACGGCCCTCGATCTGGAAGAGGGACTCGCCTGGCTCAACCGGAAGACCGCCTCACCACGCCAGCGAGATGGTCGTGACAGTGGCCGCTGA
- a CDS encoding ATP-binding protein, translating to MVVTVAAENLVIAVRVSGDIVIARQAGRELAAKLGFSLTDRTMISTAISEIARNITSYAGNGEIRLMVDEREGRQALVVQAEDQGPGIHDIPRALEDGYSTGRGLGLGLPGARRLMDRLTVESAPGRGTLVEMWKWVPNGA from the coding sequence ATGGTCGTGACAGTGGCCGCTGAGAACCTGGTGATTGCGGTCAGAGTGTCGGGCGACATCGTGATCGCACGTCAGGCTGGACGCGAACTGGCAGCGAAGCTCGGATTCTCACTGACAGACCGCACCATGATCTCGACGGCGATCTCCGAAATCGCCCGCAACATCACCAGTTACGCGGGCAACGGCGAGATCCGTTTGATGGTCGACGAACGGGAAGGCCGTCAGGCACTGGTGGTTCAGGCCGAGGACCAAGGGCCCGGCATCCACGACATCCCCCGCGCGCTCGAGGACGGTTATTCAACCGGGCGCGGACTCGGCCTCGGTCTCCCCGGCGCCCGCAGACTGATGGACCGGCTCACCGTCGAATCAGCACCTGGCCGCGGCACGTTGGTGGAGATGTGGAAGTGGGTACCCAACGGTGCATGA
- a CDS encoding SpoIIE family protein phosphatase yields the protein MHDDGFIGRIEWAVAGRPLPGQRVSGDRGVILDTGGGTVLFAVLDGLGHGAPAADAADRAAQVLSENRAEPLDVLMVLCHRAMADTRGAAVSLALFDPSDTVRWLGVGNVESQVLTVSPGGLAVRATILLTAGIVGYRLPQNLQPQTIQVRPGDLLLMSTDGIVSESADAIDLSKSTAEITADILARHAKDTDDALVLAARHRGSAQGPES from the coding sequence GTGCATGACGACGGGTTCATCGGCCGAATCGAGTGGGCGGTGGCCGGTCGCCCGCTGCCAGGGCAACGCGTCTCGGGTGATCGCGGCGTCATCTTGGACACCGGCGGCGGCACAGTCCTTTTCGCCGTCCTGGACGGGCTCGGGCACGGCGCACCCGCGGCCGACGCCGCCGACCGGGCGGCCCAGGTGCTCTCCGAGAACCGCGCCGAACCGCTGGACGTACTGATGGTGCTGTGTCATCGAGCCATGGCCGACACCCGCGGTGCCGCGGTATCGCTCGCCCTGTTCGATCCCAGCGACACGGTGCGCTGGCTCGGCGTCGGCAATGTGGAATCCCAAGTGCTCACGGTGAGTCCGGGTGGCCTCGCCGTCCGCGCGACCATCTTGCTGACCGCCGGGATCGTCGGCTATCGACTACCGCAGAATCTGCAACCGCAGACCATTCAGGTGCGCCCCGGCGACCTGCTCCTGATGTCCACCGACGGCATCGTCAGCGAATCCGCCGACGCGATCGACCTGTCCAAGTCGACCGCGGAGATCACCGCCGACATCCTGGCCAGGCACGCCAAGGACACCGACGACGCGTTGGTGCTCGCCGCCCGCCACCGCGGCTCGGCGCAGGGCCCGGAGTCGTGA
- a CDS encoding SpoIIE family protein phosphatase, with protein sequence MTGPLADFLDAYAKALRRHLDAPTQATLAEGYELGRRALVEGISLLDLTENHFRVAQLAEQAASDGDAGTRLAETALEFLLQTLAALDIATRGYLDGVGRYEQQRSRADDLAGRDAFRTALVESLQDGFFVADSQGTIVEVNSAFGALTGYGAADVPYPLPHPWSMPEGPRYPDLGTEAQRFVIPIRHRDGRSVWLAVSTSALIKPENNERIFVGTIRDVTAEHDAQARDQAASRLATAVGAATSVVEVLAVGLDELRRTVGAQTAVVSVWPSRHVEPEVYVSGTEGSSDRRESTELDARARAMLERARRRPGRSLFAIPEGADSSEGIVAPLGETGDAALWLRFAAPRAISAADWTLFSLLIGHLSLAVQRARNFDQARSTSLTLQRAMLGPIELPPRFSVHYEPALPPLEIGGDWYDVVPLRDGTIGVVVGDCVGRGLSAAVVMGQLRTAARALLLRGAGPAQLLAELDTVAGRIPGAMCTTVCAAVLDPVRGLVRYSSAGHMPPILADVAATGRLLEGGRSVPLATFDPPRRPEATTALTPGSTLVLFTDGLVEQRGVDIDDSFAKISAVLADTSAKLPREVADAVLSRLRPAAGYDDDVAMVVYRQPPAPLRLEVPAHPDELAALRRTLKAWLAAAAVPHDLASDLVAAANEACSNSIEHAYRNGAVPTGRPASTDRSMGRTTKALRDPAADADRVQLTATCNIETVVITVTDAGSWKPRSADPGHRGRGIDMMRALTEELDIDHTGPGTRVRMSVTLPAITFPVANPLRGTNRHISG encoded by the coding sequence ATGACCGGACCGCTGGCCGACTTCCTCGACGCCTACGCGAAAGCGCTACGGCGACACCTGGACGCACCGACCCAGGCCACCCTCGCCGAGGGGTACGAGCTCGGTCGGCGGGCGCTGGTCGAAGGCATCAGCCTGCTCGATCTGACCGAGAACCACTTCCGGGTGGCCCAGCTCGCGGAGCAGGCGGCGAGCGACGGTGATGCCGGGACCCGGCTGGCCGAGACCGCGCTGGAGTTTCTGCTGCAAACCCTTGCCGCACTGGACATCGCGACCCGCGGCTATCTCGACGGGGTCGGCCGCTACGAGCAACAGCGTTCCCGCGCAGACGATCTCGCCGGGCGTGATGCCTTCCGCACCGCGCTGGTCGAGTCGCTGCAGGACGGCTTCTTCGTCGCCGACTCGCAGGGCACCATCGTCGAGGTCAACTCCGCGTTCGGCGCGCTCACCGGTTACGGCGCCGCCGACGTTCCGTACCCGCTGCCGCATCCGTGGTCGATGCCGGAGGGGCCGCGCTATCCCGATCTCGGTACGGAGGCACAGCGTTTCGTCATTCCGATCCGGCACCGCGACGGCCGCTCGGTGTGGCTGGCGGTGAGTACCAGCGCGCTGATCAAACCGGAGAACAACGAACGCATCTTCGTCGGCACCATCCGCGACGTCACCGCCGAGCACGACGCACAGGCCCGCGATCAGGCCGCCTCCCGGCTCGCCACCGCCGTCGGCGCGGCGACCAGCGTGGTCGAGGTACTCGCGGTCGGCCTGGATGAGCTGCGGCGCACCGTCGGCGCGCAGACCGCGGTGGTGTCGGTGTGGCCGAGCAGGCACGTCGAGCCGGAGGTGTACGTCTCCGGCACCGAGGGCTCGTCGGACAGACGCGAGAGCACCGAACTCGACGCGCGGGCACGGGCCATGCTCGAGCGCGCCAGGCGTAGACCCGGCCGCAGCCTGTTCGCGATTCCGGAGGGCGCCGACAGCTCCGAGGGGATCGTCGCCCCGCTCGGCGAAACCGGTGATGCGGCACTGTGGTTGCGGTTCGCCGCGCCGCGGGCGATCAGCGCCGCCGACTGGACCCTGTTCTCGCTGCTGATCGGTCACCTCAGTCTCGCGGTGCAGCGGGCACGCAACTTCGACCAGGCGCGCTCGACCTCGCTGACGCTGCAGCGAGCGATGCTCGGCCCGATCGAGCTACCGCCGCGGTTCTCGGTGCATTACGAGCCCGCGCTGCCGCCGCTGGAAATCGGCGGCGACTGGTACGACGTGGTTCCGTTGCGCGACGGCACCATCGGCGTCGTGGTCGGCGATTGCGTCGGCCGTGGTTTGTCCGCCGCCGTGGTGATGGGCCAATTGCGCACGGCCGCACGGGCATTGCTGTTGCGCGGGGCCGGTCCGGCGCAGTTGCTCGCCGAACTCGATACCGTCGCGGGCCGGATACCCGGTGCGATGTGCACGACCGTGTGCGCCGCGGTGCTCGATCCGGTGCGCGGGCTGGTCCGGTACAGCAGCGCTGGCCACATGCCGCCGATCCTGGCCGACGTCGCCGCCACCGGTCGCCTGCTGGAGGGTGGGCGTTCGGTTCCGCTGGCCACCTTCGACCCGCCGCGCCGCCCGGAAGCGACCACCGCGTTGACGCCGGGCTCGACGCTGGTGCTGTTCACCGACGGGCTGGTCGAACAGCGTGGCGTGGACATCGACGACAGCTTCGCCAAGATCTCCGCCGTGCTCGCCGACACCTCCGCCAAACTGCCGCGCGAAGTGGCCGACGCGGTGCTCTCCCGGCTGCGGCCCGCCGCAGGGTACGACGACGATGTCGCCATGGTGGTGTATCGCCAGCCGCCCGCCCCGTTGCGGCTCGAGGTGCCCGCGCACCCGGATGAGCTCGCGGCACTGCGCCGTACGCTCAAGGCCTGGCTGGCCGCCGCCGCCGTGCCGCACGATCTCGCGTCCGACCTGGTGGCCGCGGCGAACGAGGCGTGCAGCAACAGCATCGAGCACGCTTACCGCAACGGCGCGGTGCCGACCGGCCGTCCCGCGAGCACCGACCGCTCGATGGGCCGGACCACCAAGGCGCTGCGCGACCCCGCCGCCGACGCCGACCGCGTCCAGCTGACCGCCACCTGCAATATCGAGACGGTGGTGATCACCGTCACCGACGCGGGCAGCTGGAAGCCGCGCTCGGCCGACCCGGGACACCGCGGCCGCGGCATCGACATGATGCGCGCGCTCACCGAAGAACTCGACATCGACCACACCGGACCCGGTACCCGCGTGCGCATGTCGGTGACCCTGCCCGCCATCACCTTCCCGGTAGCCAACCCGTTGCGCGGCACGAATCGCCACATTTCCGGATGA
- a CDS encoding STAS domain-containing protein has translation MTTTVAAQDGATVLTVAGEVDLATAPALESSIETILNGKPSALIIDLSAVSFLASAGMAVLVATHQRAGDATAIAVVADGPATSRQLKMTSLDQVFAVYSTLQEALAGLRNR, from the coding sequence ATGACAACCACCGTCGCTGCACAGGACGGTGCGACGGTCCTGACGGTGGCCGGCGAGGTCGACCTGGCGACGGCCCCCGCGCTGGAGAGCTCGATCGAAACGATCCTCAATGGCAAGCCATCGGCCCTGATCATCGACCTGAGCGCGGTCAGCTTCCTGGCCTCGGCGGGCATGGCCGTTCTGGTCGCGACGCATCAACGCGCCGGTGACGCCACCGCGATCGCCGTCGTCGCCGACGGCCCCGCCACCAGCAGGCAGCTGAAGATGACGAGCCTCGATCAGGTCTTCGCCGTCTATTCCACCCTGCAGGAGGCCCTCGCCGGGCTGCGCAATCGCTGA